The Capsicum annuum cultivar UCD-10X-F1 chromosome 3, UCD10Xv1.1, whole genome shotgun sequence genomic sequence acatcacaataattaacacCTAAAAAAGTTTAGAGGTCGATATACCTTCTTCGGCGCAACTTCATTGGTCCTTTCCATTGccttcattttttcatctattttaatttgtttgtcttaatttttttaatctgttatatatttcaaaaagaaaatatgaaaaaaattcacGTAAATCAAAATAacgaataaattaaaaatttaaaacatacaaatatttggctgactttcgaaattatatcactgtcacttaaattggaataggagaaaaaatattatatatcacagtaattaaaaaacttatattatttataaaatataattgattgtcaatgccacaaaattttgaagaggagagtaacatatattatttgaaatttacataaaatttattataaattacaatatttaacaaattaaaatatctaaaaaaataatttattatatatttttaaaaatacgtAAAAATACTATAGATCATAATAGTTAACAAATTTaagagatataaaatatttgattgactctcaaaactatatcagtgtcacttaaattagaatagttaaaaatataattgaatatcaacgccacaaaagttaggacaaggagagtaacatgtattttttgaaaatcatttaaaaaacATTACAAATTACAATAGTTGACAGTTTAAagtatctaaaaaaaataatttgttatatatttcaaaaaaatacttaaaagggTACTACACAAATTATATCAGTGCTacttaatttgaaattaaaaaaaagtattataaatctcaataatttaaaaagttaaattatttttaaagtataattggTTATCGATgctacaaaagtttgaacaatgaGAGTAACatgtaatatttaaaaattacataaaatgtattataaattacgatagttaaaaatttagaatattcaaagcatactaaaaatatgattgattatctacattttatttatgtcaaataaattgagattaaaaaataacatatattgcaCGGATCCGACATCTAGTGTACGTATAAGTGGTATTACATGACCCCACTTGGTATATCGCCCCGCAAAAAATGAGTCATGGGCACGGTCAATGGTCTAGTTTTTCCGTTTACCCATTCAGGCACAACTTGAGATATGGTCTCTGCATCACTGCAAGTAACCTTCCATAAAATTACAAGTTTTACTTTTAAAAGTAGATCGGTCTTTGATTTTGCTCTTTAAATAGATAGGTCTTTAATTTAATTCTGGTCTCTTAATAATCGAACTTATGTCGAGTGAGCAGGAGTCAGGATTTTTGCTTAGGgggttcaaaatctgaagaaaaactcACCGAAGGGGATTCGACATctagaatatataaataaaaatcattttaatcatgtattaataatataattttccgtGTCGAAGAGGAGTCGTTCGAATCCCCTTTAATAGGCTAGCTCCGCCTATAATAAAGTCATACCAAATATAATTTGTGAGAtattatgaataagaaaatatgaaCTTATGTTccgagaaaaaaaaattatttgtaaggAGGGGCAAAAAAGTGTAAATGATCTGATCACTTCATTTGGGATTTATTTCTACCTTCCCATCATTAATTTAACGCGTGCCAACAAGAATGGTCCATTTTTACTTTTCAACTTATGACCAATAATAAACCAACCTTGCACATGGCAAAGTTATAAATCAGTCACCATGTCTCAACAATTTCCACCAGTTTGAACTTTAACACCCTTTAGTGAAACTTATATATAGTAAccttgaatataataaattatttcaacaCGAAAATGGGCTATCTTAGTAGCGTTTGGTTTGGAGTTTTGGTGTTCATTTCACTTCATGGTTATAATGGCAACATTAGATTATTTGAAGCTTCTTCGCGTATCGTAGAGACACCCGATCAGATATACCGCACTGGTTATCATTTTCAACCTGCCAAGTATTGGATGAATGGTGAACGATCGAACTGAGAATGCTTTTAATCAACTTCTCTTCCATTTCATAACAAGTTAgctaatacatatatatagctTGAACTTGTGTTATATGTTAATTTTATCctgatgtattttttttctttctttttctgttGTCCATGCATGTGCGATTTCTTGATATGGTGACGATGATATCCACAGATCCAAATGGTAAGTTCCTCAAGTTAATTTTCTCATCATGAGTGTGTGTGCGTCGATCATGTTTAAGTCATTTGACCTAAGAGACTGACTTGAGAAATTACAAGGACACTATCAACCGGAGTGGATTTAATGCTAAAAACCCTAACACATTAAACTCTTCAGTTCAAATTTTGGGTTCGTCTCTGATTCGAGGACTTTTGTTTATCCATTATGCATGCAGGACCAATGATATACATGGGGATATACCATTTCTTCTACCAGCACAATCCTTACGATGTACAAGCTGGTAACATTGTCTGGGGTCATTCAACATCAACCGATCTTGTCAACTGGACTCCTCAGCCTCCGGCACTTCTCCGATCAGAGCCTTACGATTTCAAAGGCTGTTTTTCAGGTTCAACAACTCTTCTCTCCAGTGGAAAACCAGCCATTCTCTACACCGGGGTAGATTTCTCCGATAATCAGGTTCAAAATCTCGCTATCCCCAAAAATTTAGCTGATCCATACCTTACTGAATGGGTAAAATCGCCTTATAATCCATTAATCACCCCGAATTCAGTGAACAAAATTGATGGAAAAAATTTCAGAGACCCAACAACAGCTTGGTTAAATCCTGACGGATACTGGAGAATGGCTGTAGGAAATCAGCAAAATGGGAGCGGAGTAGCTTTATTATACAAAAGCAAAAACTTCATTGATTGGATTCAGGTTGAACATCCGCTACATTTTCAGAACAATTCAGGAATGTGGGAATGTCCTGATTTTTTTCCAGTATCAACGAGTACTGAAAAAGGTCTAGAAACTTCAACAATGGGTCCtaacatgaaacatgtattcAAAGCAAGTAAAGCGAGCACTGATTACTACACAGTTGGAACATATAATCCGAATAAGGATATATTTATCCCGGATAATGTATCACTGGATATTGGATTAGGATATCGATATGATTATGGAAAATTCTATGCATCGAAAACATTTTTCGATAGTGTTACTAATAGGAGGATTTTGTTTGGATGGGTTAATGAATCAGTAAATAATCTTGAGATAAATAGTGCAAAAGGGTGGGCTGGTCTTCAAGGAATTCCAAGAAGGATTTGGCTTGAGAAATCTGGAAATCAGTTGCTACAATGGccaattgttgaaattgaaaagctGAGAATAAATCCAGTTGTTGAAGATAATACAGCGCTTATGCCTGGATCAGTACGTGAAATTTCTGAAGTCGATGCTGCGCAGGTAAAGAATTTCTTTTTTGCCCGTcgatatatttttaatatgtaagcTGAGATCGAGataggatttttattttaaaaattcaaattataaaaacACTAAAGAGATTTCACATATAGTCTATTTACCCACTGCTTTTTTTATTCTTACGAATTTGAATGGCATCATTTTTCCACGATAAATAACTTTCAGAGTTTTTTGGGGGTTATTAATCAGATTTGTTAGGGTCTAAACATATAATTATATCTTGCGCTCAATTGTACAAAAATATACCTATCATTGTAACAACTTATTGTGTGAAAATTATACTAGCTAATTCAGCCTATCACGGTACTTGTCTTGttttttagattacttatcttttAATTGACCTGATAATATGAAAATATAGTTATCAATAAATTTTAAAGCAAATAACATATTTTAGATTTTAGGTTACTAATTTCACTTGTTATGAATGGTTGGCATCAAGCTACATGTTAGTCgacttgctattttatttttacttagtcAGTAAATCACTATCAAAAATCGCTAATTTCCAATAGGAGGTTCGTTGGAAATTAACAACTTTTGCTTGCTTCTTTTATTAATACAGGCAGATGTAGAAATGTCATTTTCAGCTAAAACGTTGGAAAACGCAGAGAAATGGGAAGGAAATTGGACAAATCCACAACAAGTGTGTAGCATAAAAGGTGCATCAGTAAAAGGTGGGATTGGACCATTTGGTTTGCTAGTCTTGGCATCTAAGGACATACAAGAATATACTGCTGTTTTCTTCAGAATTTTCAAAGGAGATTACAACAATTTTATAGTACTCATGTGTAGTGACCAGACCAGGTATTATGAGCCGGACCATAAGGATCTGTCGTACATGGCCGCCTTGCATTTCTGCATCATGAATGTAATTTTAATGCCTTTTTTTATCCTTGATTGAATTTTCGTTTTTCCATGTTGTAGGTCTTCCTCACACTTGCCTTCTAGTGATTATGACAAAACCACTTATGGAGCCTTCTTGAATGTGGACCCTCTTCGAGAGAAATTGTCACTGAGGACTTTGGTATGTGTTTAACAAGTCATTAACTACCACCATGGGTTGTGGAGCAATGGATGAAGCTGtttcacccttaaccagaggtcgagcgTTCGACCTTGGGTATATAAAAAACTCTGTTGCGAGTGCCGCCACCTttatgggccctgcaacgcgcgattcgaattagtcggggctccaatgcgggcaccgaacaccggatgggaaaccaaaaaaaagtcaTTAACTAAATTTTATACAAAAGTTTGGTATGATAAAttgctttttaaaaattataagtcaatttttcatttaaaaaaaaaaaagaaaagaaaaagagatcaATTGCATGAGAAAATAGTCTTCACCGAAAGTGACAACACGAGTTTGGGGCTGCTTAGGGCGGGGCGGAGCAAA encodes the following:
- the LOC107861717 gene encoding beta-fructofuranosidase, insoluble isoenzyme CWINV1, yielding MGYLSSVWFGVLVFISLHGYNGNIRLFEASSRIVETPDQIYRTGYHFQPAKYWMNDPNGPMIYMGIYHFFYQHNPYDVQAGNIVWGHSTSTDLVNWTPQPPALLRSEPYDFKGCFSGSTTLLSSGKPAILYTGVDFSDNQVQNLAIPKNLADPYLTEWVKSPYNPLITPNSVNKIDGKNFRDPTTAWLNPDGYWRMAVGNQQNGSGVALLYKSKNFIDWIQVEHPLHFQNNSGMWECPDFFPVSTSTEKGLETSTMGPNMKHVFKASKASTDYYTVGTYNPNKDIFIPDNVSLDIGLGYRYDYGKFYASKTFFDSVTNRRILFGWVNESVNNLEINSAKGWAGLQGIPRRIWLEKSGNQLLQWPIVEIEKLRINPVVEDNTALMPGSVREISEVDAAQADVEMSFSAKTLENAEKWEGNWTNPQQVCSIKGASVKGGIGPFGLLVLASKDIQEYTAVFFRIFKGDYNNFIVLMCSDQTRSSSHLPSSDYDKTTYGAFLNVDPLREKLSLRTLIDHSIVESFGGEGKACITARVYPTNLAVDGATHLYFFNNGSQSIHISKFTAWTMKSAQIN